In the genome of Noviherbaspirillum saxi, the window GCGCGCGGCGGCGTGTTGCGCGAAGGCCTGGGCTTTGATCGCTGCAATGTCGCGGTGGTCACCAATATCGGCGAGGGCGATCACCTTGGCCTGAACTTCATCACGACGGTCGAAGACCTTGCGGTGGTCAAGCGCGTGATCGTGCAAAATGTCGCGCCCACCGGCACCGCGGTGTTGAACGCGGCCGACCCGATGGTGGCCAATATGGCCGCGGTGTGCCCCGGATCGATCACCTACTTTGCCAAGGATGTCCATCATCCGGTGATGACCGCGCATCGCGCGCAGGGCCGCCGCGTGGTCTTCGTCGACGGCAATGCCATCGTCGCGGCGGAAGGCAAGCGCAGCCACAGGATCGCGCTGACCGACATACCGCTGACTGCCAATGGCGCGATCGGCTTCCAGGTCGACAATGCGATGGCGGCAATCGGCGCCGCCTGGGGCCTGGGCATAGAGTGGAAAGTGATTGAAGCCGGCCTGAAAACCTTTGTCAGCGATGCGCAAAGCGCACCCGGACGCTTCAATCTGTTTTCCTACAATGGCGCGACCCTGATCGCCGATTACGGCCACAATCCGGATGCGATCCAGGCGCTGGTCGATGCGATCGACAGCATGCCGGCCAAGCGACGTTCGGTGGTGATCAGCGGCGCCGGCGACCGGCGCGACATCGATATCCGGCGCCAGACCGAAATCCTCGGTGATGCCTTCGACAACGTTGTGCTGTATGAAGACCAGTGCCAGCGCGGCCGCGAAGATGGCGAAGTGATCAAGCTGCTGCGTGAAGGCCTGGCCAACGCGAAACGGGCGACTTCGATACAGGAAATCCGCGGCGAATTCCTGGCCATCGATACCGCGCTCAAGGACTTGTCCGAAGGCGATCTGTGCCTGATCCTGATCGATCAGGTTGAGGAAGCGCTTGCCTATATCGGACAACGCGCGGCGGCATGATGCCGTATTGCGCCGCGCCGGCTGAACGGCGCGGCGCAATACGACTGAATGGCTCAGGATGCCGGACGCAGGCGAATCAGCTGGCCCTTGCTGTGATCGGTCAGCAGATAAAGCAAGCCGTCCGGTCCTTCGCGCACATCGCGTATGCGCTGCTTCACATCCTGCAGCAGCTTTTCTTCCTTCACCACCTTGTCGCCCTGCAGTTCCAGCCGCGCCAGGTACTGGAACTTGAGCGCGCCGACAAACAGACTGCCTTGCCACGCCTTGCCATAGCGCTCGCTGCGCAGGAAAGCCATGCCCGAAGGCGCCATCGATGGACTCCAGTAATACGCCGGCTGCTCCATCCCTTCCTTTTCGGTCAATCCATCGCCGATCTTTCCTCCGCCATAGTTCTCGCCCCAGGTAATCACCGGCCAGCCGTAGTTCTTGCCGGCTTCCAGACGGTTGACTTCGTCGCCGCCCTGCGCACCATGTTCGTTGATCCAGAGCCGGCCATCCGGCCCCAGCGCCGCACCCTGTGAATTGCGATGACCGTAGCTCCAGATTTCCGGCAGTGCGCCCTTCCTGCCGGCAAACGGATTGTCTTTCGGCGCCGAGCCATCCTTGTTGATGCGCACGACCTTGCCATGATGGTTGTCCAGCGTCTGCGCATCCTTCATCCGCTTATAGCGGTCCCCCAGCGTCAGAAATAGCTTGCCATCCTTGGTTTCGACGATGCGGCAGCCGAAGTGCGCATTGCTGCTGACCTTTGGTTTTTGGGAAAACAGCACCTTCATTTGTTCGAGCCGTTTGCCATCGTCCGACAGCCGTGCCGATGCCAGCGCGGTCGAATTGCCGAAACCGGAAGACGCCGGTTCGGAATAGCAGAAATAAATGATGCGGTTGCGGGTAAACGCGCTGTCGGCCTGCACATCCAGCAAGCCGCCCTGGCCGCCGACATCGATCT includes:
- a CDS encoding PQQ-dependent sugar dehydrogenase, with amino-acid sequence MRHHPGTWHLFILATGLLTAISGVHASSVKPEVVADGLEHPWGLAFIDEGRMLVTERPGRLRLVQADGKLGAAIEGLPKIDVGGQGGLLDVQADSAFTRNRIIYFCYSEPASSGFGNSTALASARLSDDGKRLEQMKVLFSQKPKVSSNAHFGCRIVETKDGKLFLTLGDRYKRMKDAQTLDNHHGKVVRINKDGSAPKDNPFAGRKGALPEIWSYGHRNSQGAALGPDGRLWINEHGAQGGDEVNRLEAGKNYGWPVITWGENYGGGKIGDGLTEKEGMEQPAYYWSPSMAPSGMAFLRSERYGKAWQGSLFVGALKFQYLARLELQGDKVVKEEKLLQDVKQRIRDVREGPDGLLYLLTDHSKGQLIRLRPAS